Below is a genomic region from Thermocladium sp. ECH_B.
CAAAGGGATGGTAGGGGCTTGACCCTCACGGAGTTGAGGCAACTAGCCCTCGACCTCAGAAAACAAGATGAGGAGTACCAACAGCTATATTCGCAAGTGGTGCAACAAGTCGCAGATCGCTTCTACGAGGCTAGACGGAGGTTCTTGGACGGATTAGCGCGTTTCCCCAAGGAGAAGAAAACCCATAAATACTATAGCTTGGTTTATCCGCAAAAAGGATGGGAGATATTGGAAACTAGGGAGGGGAAGGGCAGGAAAGAGAAAAAACTAGTGCTGAGGTTATCAAATCTAGGCGTCTTCAAATTAATCGTTCATAGGGACTTTCCACTAGAGAAAGTGAAACGCGTGGCCGTGAAATTGACGAGGAGTGAAAGGGTTTTCATCTCATTCATTGTTGAGGATTATGAATTCCCAAAATTGCCAAATACTGGGAAGGCGGTGGGGATCGATGTTGGTGTGGAGAAGCTTCTCGTGACCTCGGATGGGGAGTACCTCCCAAACTTGAGGCCCTACGAGAGGGCATTGAAGAAGGTGAAGAGGCTTCACAAGGCCCTATCCAGGAAGAAGTTTCTTTCCCGCAACTGGTTCAAGGCTAAAATTAAGCTGGCTAGGGCTTATGAGCATTTGGCGGATCTGAGGAGGGATCTATATATGAAACTCGGGAAGTATTTTGCGGAGCATTATGATGCTGTGGTTATGGAGGATATCGATGCTAAGCAACTTGTTGGTGGGGCGAGTAGGGGGCTTAGGAGGAGTCTCCAGGATGCTGCCTTCGGCATGATGCGTACAGTAATAAAGTATCAAGTGGAGAAGTATGGGAAGGAGGTGGTTTTAGTGGATCCTAGGAATTCCTCGAAGACGTGCGCCAAGTGTGGGTACGTAAAGGACGACTTAGCGTTGAGTGATAGGGTGTTTGAGTGTCCCAGGTGTGGTTGGAGGGCTGATAGGGATTATAATTCCTCTCTTAATCACTTGAAGCATGCAGGGTGGGAGTCGCCCGTGGTGCCCGTGGAGCTCCGCCCACTACCCATAACGATGGGCAAGGCGGGGCAGGGAAGCGGGAAGCCTCGCCCTTAAGGGCGGGGTAGCTCACAGGTACTTCTCCAGTTTCTCCAACGATACGCCTCTAGTCTCTATGCCGGCCACTAGCCACATTATTGAACCAATGGTGCCTATTACGTAGAATCCCAGATTGAGGAGGAGGTACGTATACTCGCTTAGGAATGATGATAAGTAAATCATGGAAATATATGCTGACCACGCTATTACCCTGACTAATCCTATGAATGTGGCTCTCTCCGTTGTCTTGAATAACTCAGGCTCAAGCATTGTTCTAACGGCCCAACCAAACTCGCTGAACATCATGTTAATGAATAGGAACGAGTAGAATAAGAGGGGATCGCTGCCCAGGGACTTATAGAGGAATAGTATTGGAATCATGGTTAAGGTGCCGCCCAAATATGAGGCAAGCATGAATTCCCTGCGGCCTATCTTATCCACTATGAATCCGATTAAGCCAGCCACTGCCGCGCCTAGATTAGCCATCATTATTATCGTGCTTATAGTTGTTATCGATGTATAGTAATAATACGCCAAGTAAAATGCTATTAAGCCGTAAGTCACTATTTGGGACACTCCTATGGCTGCAAGAGTGAATAATCTGAGCCAGAGCGGTGATTTAACTATGTTGCTTCCGCGATCCATGTCTCGCTCATTAGCAAGCGGGGGCTCCGGATTATTGCTTAATTTACCTGTGGCAATCAACCACTTAGTTGATTCAGGCATTGATAATCTAATGATTGTGGTCACAATAATTGCGGCTATGCCCGATGCGCCCAGAATTATCCTGGCCTGCCCAAAACTAAGCGAGTAGAGACCGCTCAGCAATATTATTCCAGAGGCCAGTGCTGCCCCCACATTATCGAAGTTAGACGATAATACGAGCGCCTTTCCTCTACTGCTGGCGGGCATTAATTCAGTTAATGCGGCCAGCGATGCTGGTTCCTCGCCTCCTACACCGAATTCAGCCGCGGCATAAGCTAGAGTAAATTCATACAGGTTATTTGAAGCGGCCATGCCCAATAATCCAATTGAGTATAACAGCATTGTTACTATATAGATTTTTTTCCGTCCAATTAGATCAGCGGCTCTCCCCATTACTTGATTGCCTATGAGAAGCATTAGGGGACCAACAATGGGGTATATGGGTATCATAAACGCCGGCATCTCTCCCTTGAACCAGGAAAGCGATGCAACTCCCATAGTGGTAACGAATCCCCACATTAGAAAACCCAGCGATGTCGATATGAAGGCGCTGATCTGGGGTTTTCCCCACTGGGTCTCCACAGTTTCCCGTGGTTTCCTCATAATTATCCTAGTTATTTGTAGCCTATAAATATTTTTTCACGTAAATAATCGCGGTTAAATAATGTGGAACTGAACTTATTGACTAATCATAAATGTCAATGGAATCAATAGAAGATAACTTATTAATTGCCCACGCTATGGCCGCTAGATGAATGATTGTGAGTCCGCATCATTGATTTTGCTTGCGGCCATAATTCTAGATTGGATTTATCCAAGACATAAGGGCCTCGCCTACTTAATTCACCCAGTGCATTTGACTTACTGGATATCACAATCCCTCTTCAGCCATATGCGGCATACGAAGATCATGGGAGTCCTGATATGGTTGATATCGGTTGTCCCCGTGATGATTATATACATTACACCACTATTGGTCGTGGGAAGGGGCTGGATCCTCATATTGGTCTCGGCTATTGTGCTTAAGATGACATTCTCATTAAGGTTGCTGATAGATATAGCCAGAAATTACCTGAATAATGAGGGGCAAGATGCGTTGAATTATGCCCAGCAATTAGTTAGGCGGAATGTATATGCACTGGATGAGGGGCACGTTAATTCAGCCGTAATAGAATCCCTAGCGGAGAGCCTAGTTGATGGATTCTCATCCCCTCTTTTTTATTTCTCAATAATCGGCGTGCCTGGCGCCCTTCTACAGAGGTTAACCAATACCATGGATAGCTCGCTGGGGTATATGGATGAACCATATAGGGAACCCGGTTGGTTCTCCGCTAAGACGGATACCCTGATCAATTACATACCTGCACGCCTCACTGCGGTAATAATACTATTTACAGCTAAGTTGCTGGGTTTTCCGCCCAGCATACACATTTTCATGAGAAATAAGCGCTCAACTCAAAGCATTAATGCTGGGTACCCAATTGCAGCAATATCGGCCAGCTTAGGCGTTAGGCTGGAGAAAATTGGTTCATACTCAATCGGATCAGGTAAATTGCCTAGTAAAGCTGATGTAGAAAACGCAATAAGGCTGATAACAGCATCTGCAATAATAATGGTCATACTATCGATAATTATTCAATGCATTATATCAATGATTATTCCCCATATATAGATAGGTTCAAAGAGACGAAAAACCTCGCTGTTTAGAGCCATGGAGGAGGTCGATGGATAACCTTAGTGAATTAGGTTTTATATATAACGTTTTTCATTAGAAACCTTTATTAAGATAGCGAAACTGTTAGATGCATGGGTTGGCGCATTGGGCTTGCGCTGGTATTGATGATAGTGATGGCGCTCACGGCATATGAATTGCTCATGGGCATTGTGGTAACTAGGGCGCTCTTAATGGGTGGATTAATGGGCGTGAGTATTAAGGGGGAGGGACGGCATGTGACATCAATGAAAGATCTTCTCCGCGGCTCAAAGCATTAAANCTCTGACTAGTTAAGCAATATATGCCGGTTATAATCGACGAACTAGACAAGAGGATACTAGGCGAGTTACAGAAGGATGGAAGAACTCCTCTAGCGAAATTGGCTGATGATATAGGAAAGCCTAGAACCACCATAATGAATAGGGTTCAAAAGTTGGAGGAGGGCGGCATAATAAAGGGATATAGGGCGATATTGAGTCCATACGTATTAGGCTTCTCAATGCAAGCGTATGTATTGATAACCGTTAGGAGATCGGTTACTGCTGGTTCTAAACCATCTCAAGTTATGCTTGCCGAGAAGATNATAAGGGATTGCGATAATGATGCTCGTCTCCCCTGGATCGAGGAAGCAAATGTATTGACTGGACAGTACGATATAATGCTTAAGGTGTGGGTGCGNGACTTAAAGCAATTATCATCTTTCCTATTGAATTACTTGCCGACTAACCCGGACATAATAAAGACGGAGACGATGGTGGTGTTGGAGGAGGTTGCAATAGGCAGGGAACGATTGATTCCCCTCGATAAAGTGAAGGAGTAATTAAATAATTAATGGATTCGGCATTTATTTTTAAAGGTACATCCAGACCCCATTAGCTGCTGCACAGAGATTCTCATCGGCATCCTTTACCTCTATATAGACGAATGCCAAGTTGCGGCCCCGCTTCTTAACCCATGCCTCCGCATAGAAGTCTTTACTCACTGGCCTAATGTATTCTATATTAAGGGTAAC
It encodes:
- a CDS encoding transposase — translated: QRDGRGLTLTELRQLALDLRKQDEEYQQLYSQVVQQVADRFYEARRRFLDGLARFPKEKKTHKYYSLVYPQKGWEILETREGKGRKEKKLVLRLSNLGVFKLIVHRDFPLEKVKRVAVKLTRSERVFISFIVEDYEFPKLPNTGKAVGIDVGVEKLLVTSDGEYLPNLRPYERALKKVKRLHKALSRKKFLSRNWFKAKIKLARAYEHLADLRRDLYMKLGKYFAEHYDAVVMEDIDAKQLVGGASRGLRRSLQDAAFGMMRTVIKYQVEKYGKEVVLVDPRNSSKTCAKCGYVKDDLALSDRVFECPRCGWRADRDYNSSLNHLKHAGWESPVVPVELRPLPITMGKAGQGSGKPRP
- a CDS encoding AsnC family transcriptional regulator — protein: MPVIIDELDKRILGELQKDGRTPLAKLADDIGKPRTTIMNRVQKLEEGGIIKGYRAILSPYVLGFSMQAYVLITVRRSVTAGSKPSQVMLAEKXIRDCDNDARLPWIEEANVLTGQYDIMLKVWVRDLKQLSSFLLNYLPTNPDIIKTETMVVLEEVAIGRERLIPLDKVKE